The proteins below are encoded in one region of Dromaius novaehollandiae isolate bDroNov1 chromosome 9, bDroNov1.hap1, whole genome shotgun sequence:
- the GPR160 gene encoding probable G-protein coupled receptor 160, whose protein sequence is MAAILCENCSGWYHYTQVNQPLEISYMLLLIMLGKVSLDLFILRVKQKNVKVSFMGYFCVSLALFDFMLLVNIAFIFYFEDFALWGVRFTKYHICLFTQIISLTYGILHYPVYLVAVLDYYVTIAQTSQPPKRGQRLFYVFVVVFIWISGFSCILKVPAIYEELEIQKHFSPYQCPSYVSVQSYSVSFAMLLLIGMALLACWKEALMMLLSVRVVSFASQPVLMFPYASDNDNTCCRRHLLTRLLICFLGTWAPFVLLQIIILSLGAQIPAYMEMNVPWLYFINSFLIAVAYWCRCHDVELTEEMWSTDPFVSWKFCFTPFNNENTEPAEKSGTVIVIC, encoded by the coding sequence ATGGCTGCCATACTCTGTGAAAATTGTTCTGGTTGGTACCACTATACACAAGTCAACCAACCTCTTGAAATCAGCTACATGTTGCTCCTTATTATGCTTGGAAAAGTGTCCCTTGATCTCTTCATATTGCGGGttaaacagaaaaatgtgaaagttAGTTTTATGGGATATTTTTGTGTTTCACTAGCACTTTTTGATTTCATGCTGCTGGTGAATATagctttcattttctattttgaggACTTTGCACTTTGGGGTGTAAGGTTTACCAAATACCATATCTGCCTGTTCACTCAGATAATTTCTCTGACCTATGGTATTTTGCATTACCCAGTGTATCTTGTGGCTGTTCTGGATTATTATGTGACTATAGCCCAAACATCTCAGCCTCCTAAAAGAGGTCAAAgattattttatgtatttgttgTGGTTTTTATATGGATTTCAGGGTTTTCTTGTATTCTGAAAGTTCCTGCTATCTATGAAGAACTAGAAATTCAGAAACACTTCTCTCCTTATCAGTGTCCTTCCTATGTTAGTGTGCAGAGCTACTCGGTCTCATTTGCCATGCTGCTTCTCATAGGCATGGCTCTTCTGGCTTGCTGGAAGGAAGCTTTAATGATGCTGCTGTCTGTCAGGGTAGTTTCCTTTGCCAGTCAGCCTGTCCTGATGTTCCCGTATGCATCTGACAATGACAACACTTGCTGTAGGCGGCACCTTCTGACCAGACTTCTCATCTGTTTTCTTGGCACGTGGGCACCTTTTGTTCTCCTTCAAATTATCATTTTGTCTCTTGGTGCTCAGATTCCAGCCTACATGGAGATGAATGTCCCCTGGCTATACTTCATCAACAGCTTTCTTATTGCAGTAGCATACTGGTGTCGATGTCATGATGTCGAATTAACAGAGGAGATGTGGTCTACAGATCCATTTGTCAGCTGGAAATTCTGCTTTACGCCATTTAACAATGAAAATACAGAGCCAGCTGAAAAGTCAGGCACAGTAATTGTAATCTGTTAA